A genomic segment from Anticarsia gemmatalis isolate Benzon Research Colony breed Stoneville strain chromosome 12, ilAntGemm2 primary, whole genome shotgun sequence encodes:
- the LOC142977335 gene encoding rho GTPase-activating protein 4-like isoform X1 produces the protein MSGAATPTAVEAPPLDDRDVEPRTPMKRLGSTRKLAAFNNIRMQLSEQTRVLEARAEATAGVAGELHDYCRRRADLEHEYARALDKLARAATQRHKDQKHKREQWSLTGAYACWQAALDNTRALSRDHAALAELYGGPLAARLQRAAEDALRLHRKCRDIVSERHEEVGAALSEAAAAGKAHASAAADWRAAALKLRHAYDQRQRLAAADPPRHKKIKALDKELEKRRTRHAEARVRALRARADYVLSLEAANATLQRYYLDDIADIILCMEVGFEAVVGRALRTAAAAEAGRAGAADAAAGALRAAAEALDALGDRQRLLDAHAQAFALPRPLPYAGPAPGAQDAEARDLLGAADAGDEPAARAGAELAARLQQLDAGARALRLECRENAKTLDAAEAELIKQMEGTDAQWDISGMFGPNGGGASAVPTGPAPAPEDQEDYYLAKFRSYVSCAGRLARLESKAAGVRTRLLGAAAAHAASATRPASPPTPPRRAAARLRRGQFAAPLDHRLPPVLTSCVRVIATYGLRHQGIFRVSGSQVEMQALRAAFERGEDPLAGVRDASDMNSVCGLLKLYLREVRPPLLAPQLQERLLRVAALPDDEQFVRAMRHTLAALPQPAVVVLRYLFAFLAHLTEYSDHNMMDAWNLAICLGPTLLAAWGEGGAQVTAQNLVNELVKRIILHHQDVFPQDIAPYALYKRFSEAEGEAAPTTDDTDAGAAPGENGTAARDPEHAERDEHSEHSEHAQLAEHEHEHEHDEHDAVDDLSLYDDDDDDEDITDEEGESGEWGERDSAEFQRSGSAERRPPAQVEAAADGAASPATSAPCRRLAESTPDLVLDLPARPAPAPAPLDAADTFAHNRDTLKKRPRPDEPAPAAPGPGPGPAPAAPAAPAPAASPVPARNTARVAAKFAELTLTGGSLKPALAAKPALLRRPTPHPHAPRAPPRDPDPAC, from the exons ACATCCGCATGCAGCTGTCGGAGCAGACGCGCGTGCTGGAGGCGCGCGCGGAGGCGACGGCGGGCGTGGCGGGCGAGCTGCACGACTACTGCCGCCGCCGCGCCGACCTCGAGCACGAGTACGCGCGCGCGCTCGACAAGCTGGCGCGCGCCGCCACGCAGCGCCACAAGGACCAGAAGCACAA ACGCGAGCAGTGGTCGTTAACGGGCGCGTACGCGTGCTGGCAGGCGGCGCTGGACAACACGCGCGCACTGTCGCGCGACCACGCGGCGCTGGCCGAGCTGTACGGCGGACCGCTCGCCGCGCGCCTGCAGAGGGCTGCTGAAGATGCATTGCGACTACATCGAAAATGTCGAGACATAG TGTCGGAGCGGCACGAGGAGGTGGGCGCGGCGCTGTcggaggcggcggcggcgggcaaGGCGCACGCCAGCGCGGCGGCGGACTGGCGCGCCGCCGCGCTCAAGCTGCGCCACGCCTACGACCAGCGCCAGCGCCTGGCCGCCGCGGACCCGCCGCGACACAAGAAGATCAAGGCGCTCGACAAGGAGCTCGAGAAG AGGCGGACGCGTCACGCGGAGGCGCGGGTGCGGGCGCTGCGGGCGCGCGCCGACTACGTGCTGAGCCTGGAGGCCGCCAACGCCACGCTGCAGCGCTACTACCTCGACGACATCGCCGACATCATACTG TGCATGGAGGTGGGGTTCGAGGCGGTGGTGGGGCGCGCGCTGCgcacggcggcggcggccgaggcggggcgcgcgggcgcggcggacgcggcggcgggcgcgctgcGGGCGGCGGCCGAGGCGCTGGACGCGCTGGGCGACCGCCAGCGCCTGCTGGACGCGCACGCGCAGGCCTTCGCGCTGCCGCGCCCGCTGCCCTACGCCGGGCCGGCGCCGGGCGCGCAGGACGCGGAGGCGCGCGACCTGCTGGGCGCGGCCGACGCGGGCGACGAGccggcggcgcgcgcgggcgCCGAGCTGGCGGCGCGCCTGCAGCAGCTGGACGCGGGCGCGCGCGCGCTGCGCCTCGAGTGCCGCGAGAACGCCAAGACGCTCGACGCCGCCGAGGCCGAGCTCATCAAACAG ATGGAGGGCACCGACGCTCAGTGGGATATATCGGGGATGTTCGGTCCGAACGGTGGCGGAGCCAGCGCCGTGCCCACGGgacccgcgcccgcgcccgagGATCAGGAGGATTACTACCTTGCG AAGTTCCGGTCGTACGTGTCGTGCGCGGGGCGCCTGGCGCGCCTCGAGAGCAAGGCGGCGGGCGTGCGCACCCGCCTGCtgggcgccgccgccgcgcacGCCGCCAGCGCCACGCGCCCCGCCTCGCCgcccacgccgccgcgccgggcCGCGGCCCGCCTGCGCCGCGGGCAGTTCGCCGCGCCGCTGGACCACCGCCTGCCGCCCGTGCTGACGTCGTGCGTGCGCGTCATCGCCACGTACGGCCTGCGCCACCAGGGCATCTTCCGCGTGTCGGGCTCGCAGGTGGAGATGCAGGCGCTGCGCGCCGCCTTCGAGCGCGGCGAGGACCCGCTGGCGGGCGTGCGCGACGCGAGCGACATGAACTCGGTGTGCGGCCTGCTCAAGCTGTACCTGCGCGAGGTGCGGCCGCCGCTGCTGGCGCCGCAGCTGCAGGAGCGCCTGCTGCGGGTGGCGGCGCTGCCGGACGACGAGCAGTTCGTGCGCGCGATGCGCCACACGCTGGCCGCGCTGCCGCAGCCGGCGGTCGTGGTGCTGCGCTACCTGTTCGCGTTCCTGGCGCACCTCACCGAGTACAGCGACCACAACATGATGGACGCCTGGAACCTGGCCATCTGCCTCGGGCCCACGCTGCTGGCCGCCTGGGGCGAGGGCGGCGCGCAGGTCACCGCGCAGAACCTCGTCAACGAGCTCGTCAAGCGCATCATCCTGCACCACCAGGACGTGTTCCCGCAGGACATTGCGCCTTACGCGCTCTACAAGCGGTTCAG TGAGGCGGAGGGCGAGGCGGCACCCACGACGGACGACACGGACGCGGGCGCGGCGCCCGGGGAGAACGGCACCGCCGCCCGCGACCCCGAGCACGCCGAACGTGACGAGCACTCCGAGCACAGCGAGCACGCGCAGCTCGCTGAGCACGAGCATGAGCACGAGCACGACGAGCACGACGCCGTCGACGACCTGTCGCTCTACGACGACGACGATGACGACG AGGACATAACGGACGAGGAAGGCGAGAGCGGCGAGTGGGGCGAGCGAGACTCCGCCGAGTTCCAGAG GTCCGGCAGCGCGGAGCGGCGCCCGCCGGCGCAG gTGGAGGCGGCGGCGGACGGCGCCGCGAGCCCCGCGACCTCGGCGCCCTGCAG ACGCCTGGCCGAGAGCACGCCCGACCTGGTGCTGGACCTGcccgcgcgccccgcgcccgcgcccgcgccgctcgaCGCCGCCGACACCTTCGCGCACAACCGCGACACGCTCAAGAAGCGCCCGCGCCCCGACGAGCCGGCCCCGGCGGCGCCCGGCCCCGGCCCcggccccgcgcccgccgcccccgccgcgcccgcgcccgccgccagcCCCGTGCCGGCGCGCAACACGGCGCGCGTGGCCGCCAAGTTCGCGGAGCTGACGCTGACGGGCGGCTCGCTGAAGCCCGCGCTGGCCGCCAAGCCCGCGCTGCTGCGCCGCCCCACGCCGCACCCGCacgcgccgcgcgcgccgccccgCGACCCCGACCCCGCGTGCTAG
- the LOC142977335 gene encoding rho GTPase-activating protein 4-like isoform X2 has product MFHCIVQPRHDWGPPDLANAFPDIRMQLSEQTRVLEARAEATAGVAGELHDYCRRRADLEHEYARALDKLARAATQRHKDQKHKREQWSLTGAYACWQAALDNTRALSRDHAALAELYGGPLAARLQRAAEDALRLHRKCRDIVSERHEEVGAALSEAAAAGKAHASAAADWRAAALKLRHAYDQRQRLAAADPPRHKKIKALDKELEKRRTRHAEARVRALRARADYVLSLEAANATLQRYYLDDIADIILCMEVGFEAVVGRALRTAAAAEAGRAGAADAAAGALRAAAEALDALGDRQRLLDAHAQAFALPRPLPYAGPAPGAQDAEARDLLGAADAGDEPAARAGAELAARLQQLDAGARALRLECRENAKTLDAAEAELIKQMEGTDAQWDISGMFGPNGGGASAVPTGPAPAPEDQEDYYLAKFRSYVSCAGRLARLESKAAGVRTRLLGAAAAHAASATRPASPPTPPRRAAARLRRGQFAAPLDHRLPPVLTSCVRVIATYGLRHQGIFRVSGSQVEMQALRAAFERGEDPLAGVRDASDMNSVCGLLKLYLREVRPPLLAPQLQERLLRVAALPDDEQFVRAMRHTLAALPQPAVVVLRYLFAFLAHLTEYSDHNMMDAWNLAICLGPTLLAAWGEGGAQVTAQNLVNELVKRIILHHQDVFPQDIAPYALYKRFSEAEGEAAPTTDDTDAGAAPGENGTAARDPEHAERDEHSEHSEHAQLAEHEHEHEHDEHDAVDDLSLYDDDDDDEDITDEEGESGEWGERDSAEFQRSGSAERRPPAQVEAAADGAASPATSAPCRRLAESTPDLVLDLPARPAPAPAPLDAADTFAHNRDTLKKRPRPDEPAPAAPGPGPGPAPAAPAAPAPAASPVPARNTARVAAKFAELTLTGGSLKPALAAKPALLRRPTPHPHAPRAPPRDPDPAC; this is encoded by the exons ACATCCGCATGCAGCTGTCGGAGCAGACGCGCGTGCTGGAGGCGCGCGCGGAGGCGACGGCGGGCGTGGCGGGCGAGCTGCACGACTACTGCCGCCGCCGCGCCGACCTCGAGCACGAGTACGCGCGCGCGCTCGACAAGCTGGCGCGCGCCGCCACGCAGCGCCACAAGGACCAGAAGCACAA ACGCGAGCAGTGGTCGTTAACGGGCGCGTACGCGTGCTGGCAGGCGGCGCTGGACAACACGCGCGCACTGTCGCGCGACCACGCGGCGCTGGCCGAGCTGTACGGCGGACCGCTCGCCGCGCGCCTGCAGAGGGCTGCTGAAGATGCATTGCGACTACATCGAAAATGTCGAGACATAG TGTCGGAGCGGCACGAGGAGGTGGGCGCGGCGCTGTcggaggcggcggcggcgggcaaGGCGCACGCCAGCGCGGCGGCGGACTGGCGCGCCGCCGCGCTCAAGCTGCGCCACGCCTACGACCAGCGCCAGCGCCTGGCCGCCGCGGACCCGCCGCGACACAAGAAGATCAAGGCGCTCGACAAGGAGCTCGAGAAG AGGCGGACGCGTCACGCGGAGGCGCGGGTGCGGGCGCTGCGGGCGCGCGCCGACTACGTGCTGAGCCTGGAGGCCGCCAACGCCACGCTGCAGCGCTACTACCTCGACGACATCGCCGACATCATACTG TGCATGGAGGTGGGGTTCGAGGCGGTGGTGGGGCGCGCGCTGCgcacggcggcggcggccgaggcggggcgcgcgggcgcggcggacgcggcggcgggcgcgctgcGGGCGGCGGCCGAGGCGCTGGACGCGCTGGGCGACCGCCAGCGCCTGCTGGACGCGCACGCGCAGGCCTTCGCGCTGCCGCGCCCGCTGCCCTACGCCGGGCCGGCGCCGGGCGCGCAGGACGCGGAGGCGCGCGACCTGCTGGGCGCGGCCGACGCGGGCGACGAGccggcggcgcgcgcgggcgCCGAGCTGGCGGCGCGCCTGCAGCAGCTGGACGCGGGCGCGCGCGCGCTGCGCCTCGAGTGCCGCGAGAACGCCAAGACGCTCGACGCCGCCGAGGCCGAGCTCATCAAACAG ATGGAGGGCACCGACGCTCAGTGGGATATATCGGGGATGTTCGGTCCGAACGGTGGCGGAGCCAGCGCCGTGCCCACGGgacccgcgcccgcgcccgagGATCAGGAGGATTACTACCTTGCG AAGTTCCGGTCGTACGTGTCGTGCGCGGGGCGCCTGGCGCGCCTCGAGAGCAAGGCGGCGGGCGTGCGCACCCGCCTGCtgggcgccgccgccgcgcacGCCGCCAGCGCCACGCGCCCCGCCTCGCCgcccacgccgccgcgccgggcCGCGGCCCGCCTGCGCCGCGGGCAGTTCGCCGCGCCGCTGGACCACCGCCTGCCGCCCGTGCTGACGTCGTGCGTGCGCGTCATCGCCACGTACGGCCTGCGCCACCAGGGCATCTTCCGCGTGTCGGGCTCGCAGGTGGAGATGCAGGCGCTGCGCGCCGCCTTCGAGCGCGGCGAGGACCCGCTGGCGGGCGTGCGCGACGCGAGCGACATGAACTCGGTGTGCGGCCTGCTCAAGCTGTACCTGCGCGAGGTGCGGCCGCCGCTGCTGGCGCCGCAGCTGCAGGAGCGCCTGCTGCGGGTGGCGGCGCTGCCGGACGACGAGCAGTTCGTGCGCGCGATGCGCCACACGCTGGCCGCGCTGCCGCAGCCGGCGGTCGTGGTGCTGCGCTACCTGTTCGCGTTCCTGGCGCACCTCACCGAGTACAGCGACCACAACATGATGGACGCCTGGAACCTGGCCATCTGCCTCGGGCCCACGCTGCTGGCCGCCTGGGGCGAGGGCGGCGCGCAGGTCACCGCGCAGAACCTCGTCAACGAGCTCGTCAAGCGCATCATCCTGCACCACCAGGACGTGTTCCCGCAGGACATTGCGCCTTACGCGCTCTACAAGCGGTTCAG TGAGGCGGAGGGCGAGGCGGCACCCACGACGGACGACACGGACGCGGGCGCGGCGCCCGGGGAGAACGGCACCGCCGCCCGCGACCCCGAGCACGCCGAACGTGACGAGCACTCCGAGCACAGCGAGCACGCGCAGCTCGCTGAGCACGAGCATGAGCACGAGCACGACGAGCACGACGCCGTCGACGACCTGTCGCTCTACGACGACGACGATGACGACG AGGACATAACGGACGAGGAAGGCGAGAGCGGCGAGTGGGGCGAGCGAGACTCCGCCGAGTTCCAGAG GTCCGGCAGCGCGGAGCGGCGCCCGCCGGCGCAG gTGGAGGCGGCGGCGGACGGCGCCGCGAGCCCCGCGACCTCGGCGCCCTGCAG ACGCCTGGCCGAGAGCACGCCCGACCTGGTGCTGGACCTGcccgcgcgccccgcgcccgcgcccgcgccgctcgaCGCCGCCGACACCTTCGCGCACAACCGCGACACGCTCAAGAAGCGCCCGCGCCCCGACGAGCCGGCCCCGGCGGCGCCCGGCCCCGGCCCcggccccgcgcccgccgcccccgccgcgcccgcgcccgccgccagcCCCGTGCCGGCGCGCAACACGGCGCGCGTGGCCGCCAAGTTCGCGGAGCTGACGCTGACGGGCGGCTCGCTGAAGCCCGCGCTGGCCGCCAAGCCCGCGCTGCTGCGCCGCCCCACGCCGCACCCGCacgcgccgcgcgcgccgccccgCGACCCCGACCCCGCGTGCTAG
- the LOC142977335 gene encoding rho GTPase-activating protein 4-like isoform X3, with protein sequence MIKDIRMQLSEQTRVLEARAEATAGVAGELHDYCRRRADLEHEYARALDKLARAATQRHKDQKHKREQWSLTGAYACWQAALDNTRALSRDHAALAELYGGPLAARLQRAAEDALRLHRKCRDIVSERHEEVGAALSEAAAAGKAHASAAADWRAAALKLRHAYDQRQRLAAADPPRHKKIKALDKELEKRRTRHAEARVRALRARADYVLSLEAANATLQRYYLDDIADIILCMEVGFEAVVGRALRTAAAAEAGRAGAADAAAGALRAAAEALDALGDRQRLLDAHAQAFALPRPLPYAGPAPGAQDAEARDLLGAADAGDEPAARAGAELAARLQQLDAGARALRLECRENAKTLDAAEAELIKQMEGTDAQWDISGMFGPNGGGASAVPTGPAPAPEDQEDYYLAKFRSYVSCAGRLARLESKAAGVRTRLLGAAAAHAASATRPASPPTPPRRAAARLRRGQFAAPLDHRLPPVLTSCVRVIATYGLRHQGIFRVSGSQVEMQALRAAFERGEDPLAGVRDASDMNSVCGLLKLYLREVRPPLLAPQLQERLLRVAALPDDEQFVRAMRHTLAALPQPAVVVLRYLFAFLAHLTEYSDHNMMDAWNLAICLGPTLLAAWGEGGAQVTAQNLVNELVKRIILHHQDVFPQDIAPYALYKRFSEAEGEAAPTTDDTDAGAAPGENGTAARDPEHAERDEHSEHSEHAQLAEHEHEHEHDEHDAVDDLSLYDDDDDDEDITDEEGESGEWGERDSAEFQRSGSAERRPPAQVEAAADGAASPATSAPCRRLAESTPDLVLDLPARPAPAPAPLDAADTFAHNRDTLKKRPRPDEPAPAAPGPGPGPAPAAPAAPAPAASPVPARNTARVAAKFAELTLTGGSLKPALAAKPALLRRPTPHPHAPRAPPRDPDPAC encoded by the exons ACATCCGCATGCAGCTGTCGGAGCAGACGCGCGTGCTGGAGGCGCGCGCGGAGGCGACGGCGGGCGTGGCGGGCGAGCTGCACGACTACTGCCGCCGCCGCGCCGACCTCGAGCACGAGTACGCGCGCGCGCTCGACAAGCTGGCGCGCGCCGCCACGCAGCGCCACAAGGACCAGAAGCACAA ACGCGAGCAGTGGTCGTTAACGGGCGCGTACGCGTGCTGGCAGGCGGCGCTGGACAACACGCGCGCACTGTCGCGCGACCACGCGGCGCTGGCCGAGCTGTACGGCGGACCGCTCGCCGCGCGCCTGCAGAGGGCTGCTGAAGATGCATTGCGACTACATCGAAAATGTCGAGACATAG TGTCGGAGCGGCACGAGGAGGTGGGCGCGGCGCTGTcggaggcggcggcggcgggcaaGGCGCACGCCAGCGCGGCGGCGGACTGGCGCGCCGCCGCGCTCAAGCTGCGCCACGCCTACGACCAGCGCCAGCGCCTGGCCGCCGCGGACCCGCCGCGACACAAGAAGATCAAGGCGCTCGACAAGGAGCTCGAGAAG AGGCGGACGCGTCACGCGGAGGCGCGGGTGCGGGCGCTGCGGGCGCGCGCCGACTACGTGCTGAGCCTGGAGGCCGCCAACGCCACGCTGCAGCGCTACTACCTCGACGACATCGCCGACATCATACTG TGCATGGAGGTGGGGTTCGAGGCGGTGGTGGGGCGCGCGCTGCgcacggcggcggcggccgaggcggggcgcgcgggcgcggcggacgcggcggcgggcgcgctgcGGGCGGCGGCCGAGGCGCTGGACGCGCTGGGCGACCGCCAGCGCCTGCTGGACGCGCACGCGCAGGCCTTCGCGCTGCCGCGCCCGCTGCCCTACGCCGGGCCGGCGCCGGGCGCGCAGGACGCGGAGGCGCGCGACCTGCTGGGCGCGGCCGACGCGGGCGACGAGccggcggcgcgcgcgggcgCCGAGCTGGCGGCGCGCCTGCAGCAGCTGGACGCGGGCGCGCGCGCGCTGCGCCTCGAGTGCCGCGAGAACGCCAAGACGCTCGACGCCGCCGAGGCCGAGCTCATCAAACAG ATGGAGGGCACCGACGCTCAGTGGGATATATCGGGGATGTTCGGTCCGAACGGTGGCGGAGCCAGCGCCGTGCCCACGGgacccgcgcccgcgcccgagGATCAGGAGGATTACTACCTTGCG AAGTTCCGGTCGTACGTGTCGTGCGCGGGGCGCCTGGCGCGCCTCGAGAGCAAGGCGGCGGGCGTGCGCACCCGCCTGCtgggcgccgccgccgcgcacGCCGCCAGCGCCACGCGCCCCGCCTCGCCgcccacgccgccgcgccgggcCGCGGCCCGCCTGCGCCGCGGGCAGTTCGCCGCGCCGCTGGACCACCGCCTGCCGCCCGTGCTGACGTCGTGCGTGCGCGTCATCGCCACGTACGGCCTGCGCCACCAGGGCATCTTCCGCGTGTCGGGCTCGCAGGTGGAGATGCAGGCGCTGCGCGCCGCCTTCGAGCGCGGCGAGGACCCGCTGGCGGGCGTGCGCGACGCGAGCGACATGAACTCGGTGTGCGGCCTGCTCAAGCTGTACCTGCGCGAGGTGCGGCCGCCGCTGCTGGCGCCGCAGCTGCAGGAGCGCCTGCTGCGGGTGGCGGCGCTGCCGGACGACGAGCAGTTCGTGCGCGCGATGCGCCACACGCTGGCCGCGCTGCCGCAGCCGGCGGTCGTGGTGCTGCGCTACCTGTTCGCGTTCCTGGCGCACCTCACCGAGTACAGCGACCACAACATGATGGACGCCTGGAACCTGGCCATCTGCCTCGGGCCCACGCTGCTGGCCGCCTGGGGCGAGGGCGGCGCGCAGGTCACCGCGCAGAACCTCGTCAACGAGCTCGTCAAGCGCATCATCCTGCACCACCAGGACGTGTTCCCGCAGGACATTGCGCCTTACGCGCTCTACAAGCGGTTCAG TGAGGCGGAGGGCGAGGCGGCACCCACGACGGACGACACGGACGCGGGCGCGGCGCCCGGGGAGAACGGCACCGCCGCCCGCGACCCCGAGCACGCCGAACGTGACGAGCACTCCGAGCACAGCGAGCACGCGCAGCTCGCTGAGCACGAGCATGAGCACGAGCACGACGAGCACGACGCCGTCGACGACCTGTCGCTCTACGACGACGACGATGACGACG AGGACATAACGGACGAGGAAGGCGAGAGCGGCGAGTGGGGCGAGCGAGACTCCGCCGAGTTCCAGAG GTCCGGCAGCGCGGAGCGGCGCCCGCCGGCGCAG gTGGAGGCGGCGGCGGACGGCGCCGCGAGCCCCGCGACCTCGGCGCCCTGCAG ACGCCTGGCCGAGAGCACGCCCGACCTGGTGCTGGACCTGcccgcgcgccccgcgcccgcgcccgcgccgctcgaCGCCGCCGACACCTTCGCGCACAACCGCGACACGCTCAAGAAGCGCCCGCGCCCCGACGAGCCGGCCCCGGCGGCGCCCGGCCCCGGCCCcggccccgcgcccgccgcccccgccgcgcccgcgcccgccgccagcCCCGTGCCGGCGCGCAACACGGCGCGCGTGGCCGCCAAGTTCGCGGAGCTGACGCTGACGGGCGGCTCGCTGAAGCCCGCGCTGGCCGCCAAGCCCGCGCTGCTGCGCCGCCCCACGCCGCACCCGCacgcgccgcgcgcgccgccccgCGACCCCGACCCCGCGTGCTAG